A segment of the Ammospiza caudacuta isolate bAmmCau1 chromosome 2, bAmmCau1.pri, whole genome shotgun sequence genome:
TTAAAATATCTAGACAGATTCCACATAATTTTATACACAGTGTTAAGACCTTTCACCCCAAATGTAAAAAGAGAGACTGTTAAGTAAATCAGTATCTTTAATCAAATAAAACATCatggaagtaaaaaaaaaaaacaacaaaaaacccaggaGAGCCGAAGCCCCTGAGTTCCACAGCAGTGTGCAGCAAGTAAGCACTGCTGTTTCTCACTTTTATGGTAACATAAAGCATAATACTTAGAAAGCAGTGGTAGTCAGTCCTTGCTTTCTAAACTGGACAATCTGATGTGAAAAGACACTGCTGTATTTGGCACTTTGCTTAATTGGTTTTCTTACTAAAACGAGTAAGTGTTTCCTGAAATACAGTATAAACAGAAAGGGATAATGTGAGCCACAGTAAAATGCAATTAAGGGTTCAGACATGCACTCCAAAATACTTGTCTATTTCACATTTGTCTAAGCTTTCTCAAAAATTCCActcaaaaacattttcaaatctATATGCAACTTTTATATCTCTATAAACATAATTTCTCCCTTGAAATGATCAGAGTTTATCCCACCTTTTGTCCAGAACACACAAattcatgtttaaaaaaaaagaccacAAAGTAGTATTAAAACAGGAATAGCCTGGCAAGTGTTATTAAAACTGTGCCTGTACTTCAGGATCCCCGTTGAAATGTATAGCCACTGTATATGTGAAAACTGAAAGGTACATAGTATCTGAGACTTGCTTGGTCCTCTCTTGTGCACTCACACTTAACTTCCTGCAACCTACCTCAATTTTCTTctcaaacaaaatttaaaacagCTTTCTACATCCCAACCCAATTAGACAAGGCTTCTTGCAGCATTTCTTTGGTTAAATGAGAGCCCCTGACACACCTAACTCTTACAACAGACAAGTCTCGGGTGGAAAATTAACATCAGGATAAATCCCATCCCACTGTTGTGCTTCCTTTTTCTCCATTGACCATCACACCCAGGGCAGGTGGAAGCAAACAGGccaggaaggaagtggcagtcACGGCTAGCTCTTGCCTTTGCAGACACGATTCCTTAGCTCTGGGCAATGGAGGCAGAGCTATGATGCGATGCTTGCTCGTTTCCAGTTCCAACATGCACCTGGAATTGCGCTGCTgactgctgcagcccaggcagcgGGTGGCACTACAGCTCCCTCTGTGCAAACCATGTCACTGTACTGGTTCTGCTTATTGGTCTGTGCTCACAATGTCAGTAGAATTAAAAGAGAGGCACGCATGAGTTCACACAGGTTTTCCACAGAAGATGTGAAACATGCTGCTTTTTGGAGGGAAAATTacattctcttttcttttttcttcaagtATTATTCAACATATtcaatatacatatatataaagaCACATTATACTCATTTCACTACAAGACAAGCACATCCAAAGTGAATTTGCAGATCACCATTATCTTTGTCTACTCcaatttctcctttcctttaggTCAACTCTAAATATACATCTACTCATCATAATTACATGTGAGAATCCTTTATTTCCCCCTTGTGATTTATTTACATAATCATAAAAAATTTATAGCCTGAATTTGCATTCTGACACTTGATGGCCCATCTGTAGCTATGAGTGTCCCAGCACTATTTTTGGGTAATACCATTGCCTATTGCTAAGTAGCTATTGAAAGCAGCATACTCATTTTTTTCgttccctttttgtttttgaagaaaTGCTGCCTAGAAAACCCTGGTTTATGGCTTACtccatattttattatttgggTTGTAGTTTACTTCCTTCAGGAGCAGTTCACAGTCAGACAACACTTCTGCTGGCAAATACTTCACTATCTGCTCAAGAGTCTTTTGATATGTTATCTTCTCCTGTTCCAGGGACTGAATTGCAGTCTTCATTTTATTCTCTCGTGTCAAAACAGTCTCCAGGCTGGCTTCCAGACTCTGAATTTTAGCATGAGCAACCTGCAAACAATAACATTATAATAAATTCATACATTCTGAATAGTTTTCTTTCACTATTATTATATAGTAtcataatattaaaattatgaTGTTTTTATGTAGCTACTTCTAAAAGACATCTGTGTAGGCAGACAATGCAAGGAATGCACTCTGTGTATCATACACAAAATCTCCTCATAGTGACCCGATCAATCTGAAGAACTTCTCCAAGCTTTACAGAGGGAAGGAGACATACAAGTTGCAGCAAGCAAGGGACAGCTGAGAGTAACAAGGAACTGGAGCcgaagggagaaaaaggaaatcagcAGCTGAAGTAGCACTGGAAGACGTGACCTGTCTGACAGAGATGGAACAAAGGGAACCCTCTGTGATAAAGTAAGTTAGGATGAAGAGActggagggaaggagaagctCAACATTAAGTCTAGAAGCAGACTGTGTTCCCTATTCTCCAATTAAAAATCTACAGCTTCCTCTGACTAGTCAAAGAAACCCTgtaccacagcagcagcacttccctCTGTGGGTACTGGAAGAATTCTGACTGCTCCTAGGAAAGGGTATAAGCAGAGGAATGAAGAAGTTATGCAAACAAAAAGTTGAAGAGGTTAAGCACTGAGAAAGATGCATTATTGTAAGGcactctgaaagagcaggaaagcTTTCACAGAGCCTTTCAAATCAGCCACTCAATTATTCTATGCCTTTGGTGCATTTTCAGAACAGAGCTAAAAGCCACAGCtgcagtaaataaataaagaaaaataagaaagaaaaatcagtaaTAGTAAAAAGTTCAAGTGATTCCTGTTCTCAGTATCAAAAGAACACAGCACCCTTAGCCCGCAATCACAAAAATAATGAGGACTTGATCTGCCGGTTTTTCCtaccatttttctctttcagaagcTGAAAGTGCTTTCTGAGCTCTTTGCAATACTTGTTCAAATTAACAAATATAGCAAGAAATAGACTGATGATGAAAAAAACAAGACTTAATCTTTCAAGAAAATGCAAGACAATACAACATATTGCAACTGAAACAAGTCTTGGCCAAGCTATGAGACAAAGGGTAAACAGTGAAGGAGGAAGGGCTTTTTTAAAGCACAACTTGACCAGGAAAAGTCTGGTGGGCTTTCAGATGTAATCAGGTCTGCTAGGAGAGACCACCTTCCAAAAGTAGGACTATGAGTTTCagcagaaggaaacaaaacaacactgCCTACAAAGGCCTGGACCAAAGAAGTCTGCTGTACGATGAATTATTTCTTAAACCTTTCCAACAGGGAAGCAGAGAGATGAAGGGACAGGGAACTCACTTTTCAGAAAGATAAGCAAATTTTGCCAACAGATTTTATGGCAGATAAGGGTAGAGAGATTTCGAGAAGAAATAAATCTAAATCAAGAAGGAGAAGTCCAAGGAATGACAAAGGAGTTAGAAGTATGCCTAGCAGAAGTGAATCACTGTAATTAAGAGAACTGCTCAACTCCACAAGGTCTTGCAGTAAGAAGACTTCTTACATACACTTAATACTTTTTGCTCTATTGGCTGAATCACAGGAATGACTTCACCATGAGTTTGTAGCCTAAGTTGTTTACCTGTAGCTTCTCCAACAAATCCATGTTTTGCCTCTTCAGATGATTGTTTGCCCTCTCCAGCTTCTCCAGAGGTTCACCTTCATCACAGGGACTCACATTTTCCTGCAGTTCATCCTGAAGAACATGGTACTCTACTTCATAGGCATGGAGCTGTTTTGAAATATCCATCTCAAACACCTGCCATGAGAGAAAAGACCATTTTTACTTACAGTAGGGAGGACTTATTCCATGTGAATGTTTGACTAAGAGTCAACTCTCCCTGATTAATGCTTTTCCTGTTCCCttcaaaaaagtattttaaggTGATGCCTATAGTAAGAGCATTATAACAGAGTTGTAGCCATAATAAATCATAGACTTCAAAATAAATTGGATCCTGCCTTTCACAATTACCAAATACCATTTCTTACTACGAGATGTATCATCAGAAAAGTCTTATGCAATCCAAGAATTTTATAATATGACAAAGTTTTATTGACTGTTGCTCAGGAA
Coding sequences within it:
- the TBC1D4 gene encoding TBC1 domain family member 4 isoform X4; translated protein: MMSLQIQMYQLSRLLHDYHRDLYNHLEENEISPSLYAAPWFLTLFASQFSLGFVARVFDIIFLQGTEVIFKVALSLLSSQETSIMGCESFENIVDYLKTTIPDMTKPQMEKIITQVFEMDISKQLHAYEVEYHVLQDELQENVSPCDEGEPLEKLERANNHLKRQNMDLLEKLQVAHAKIQSLEASLETVLTRENKMKTAIQSLEQEKITYQKTLEQIVKYLPAEVLSDCELLLKEVNYNPNNKIWSKP